One Panicum virgatum strain AP13 chromosome 9K, P.virgatum_v5, whole genome shotgun sequence genomic region harbors:
- the LOC120646874 gene encoding protein root UVB sensitive 3-like isoform X2, with protein MEAPHPQGEAAAGWVTVEEWRGSSASMLSRTAVLTASASSLTSRRFGSRWGRIGSRMLGAFVPEGFPGSVTPDYVPFQTWDTLQGLSTYIRAMLSTQWFLRDLTGMLGGILFTFYQGSNLDSNAKMWRLVADFMNDLGMLMDLLSPLFPSSLIVIMCLGSLSRSFTGVASGATRAALTQHFALANNAADISAKEGSQETLATMTGMGLGMLLAHITRGHALSVWVSFLSLTVFHMYANYKAVQSLSLTTLNSERASILLQYFKECSEVLAPKQVSQQEHILPFWSSWRKLIRIKLPHEHVHLGAKASMLTHTDMLEIAKTRSHYENSNYLLLDKEGSVHIFIHKQATPADVLKSFIHGLVLTNLSQNGKSQHAEARRWMDDKYTTFISKLQVKGYSTERLLSHSIVWRAHWLHGQLDEKLE; from the exons ATGGAGGCACCGCACCCGCagggcgaggccgcggcgggatGGGTGACGGTCGAGGAGTGGAGGGGCTCGTCCGCCTCCATGCTCTCCCGTACCGCCGTGCTCactgcctccgcctcctctctgACCTCCCGCAG GTTCGGCAGCCGGTGGGGGCGGATCGGCAGCCGCATGCTGGGCGCCTTCGTGCCCGAG GGGTTTCCTGGGAGCGTGACTCCGGATTATGTCCCGTTCCAGACGTGGGATACGTTGCAG GGGCTCTCCACGTACATCCGTGCAATGTTGTCTACACAA TGGTTTCTAAGGGATTTGACAGGAATGCTTGGAGGGATATTGTTCACCTTTTATCAG GGATCTAATCTTGATAGCAATGCAAAGATGTGGCGCCTAGTTGCAGACTTTATGAACGACCTTG GAATGTTGATGGATCTCTTAAGCCCTTTGTTCCCTTCATCATTGATAGTTATCATGTGCTTAGGCAGCCTATCTAGGTCATTCA CTGGTGTTGCTAGTGGAGCAACTAGAGCGGCACTAACACAGCATTTTGCACTTGCAAATAATGCAGCCGATATTTCTGCAAAG GAAGGCAGTCAGGAGACACTTGCTACAATGACAGGGATGGGATTGGGTATGCTTTTGGCTCACATTACCAGAGGGCATGCTTTGAGTGTATGGGTATCATTCCTTTCTCTCACAGTGTTCCACATGTATG CAAACTACAAGGCAGTGCAGTCACTTTCACTCACTACGCTTAACAGCGAGAGAGCTTCCATCCTGCTTCAGTACTTCAAGGAATGCAGTGAAG TTCTTGCACCGAAGCAGGTTTCTCAGCAGGAACATATTCTTCCTTTTTGGTCAAGCTGGAGGAAGTTAATTAGAATTAAACTACCACATGAGCATGTGCACTTAGGTGCTAAAGCCTCGATGCTTACACACACTGACAT GTTGGAGATTGCAAAAACAAGATCCCACTATGAAAACT CCAACTACCTATTGCTGGATAAGGAAGGCAGTGTTCACATTTTCATCCACAAGCAGGCAACCCCAGCTGATGTTTTGAAGTCCTTCATACATGGGCTCGTGCTAACAAATTTGTCGCAGAATGGCAAATCTCAGCACGCTGAGGCTCGTCGATGGATGGACGACAAATATACCACTTTTATCTCCAAG CTGCAGGTAAAGGGTTACTCAACAGAACGCCTTCTGTCGCATTCGATTGTTTGGAGGGCACACTGGCTTCACGGCCAACTGGATGAAAAGCTCGAGTAG
- the LOC120646872 gene encoding ATP synthase subunit gamma, mitochondrial-like translates to MAMAALRREGRRLLLSPTVPNPSPAAAAARSSVISSPETTPLGVRSISTQVVRNRMKSVKNIQKITKAMKMVAASKLRAVQTRTENSRGLWEPFTALLGDAPTVDVKKNVIVAITSDKGLCGGINSTSVKVSRALHKLTSGPEKESKYVILGEKGKVQLVRDSRKSIEMTVTELQKNPINYTQIAVLADDILKNVEYDALRVIFNKFHSVISFKPTMVTILSPEVAEKESEAGGKIGDLDSYEIEGGETKSEILQNLAEFQFSCVLYNGALENACSELGARMSAMDSSSRNAGDMLDRLTLTYNRTRQASITTELIEIISGASALEG, encoded by the exons atggcgatggcggcgctGCGACGCGAGGGGAggcgcctcctcctctcccccaccgtccccaacccctccccggcggccgcggccgcgcggtcCTCTGTCATATCTTCACC GGAGACGACTCCACTTGGTGTGCGGTCTATTTCAACTCAAGTTG TTAGGAACCGGATGAAGAGTGTCAAGAACATTCAGAAGATCACAAAGGCTATGAAGATGGTTGCAGCATCAAAGCTTCGAGCTGTTCAGACGAGGACTGAAAATTCACGTGGCCTGTGGGAGCCGTTTACTGCCCTTCTTGGGGATGCTCCAa CCGTCGACGTCAAGAAGAATGTCATCGTGGCCATTACCTCTGACAAGGGACTCTGTGGTGGTATTAATTCAACATCAGTGAAAGTTAGCAGGGCTCTTCACAAATTGACATCTG GTCCAGAGAAAGAGAGTAAGTATGTCATATTAGGAGAAAAGGGCAAAGTTCAGCTGGTGCGTGACTCAAGGAAGAGCATCGAAATGACTGTAACTGAACTTCAGAAGAACCCTATCAACTATACACAG ATCGCTGTGCTTGCGGATGACATATTGAAAAATGTGGAATATGATGCTTTGAGGGTTATTTTTAACAAGTTCCATTCTGTGATATCATTTAAGCCCACAATGGTAACAATACTGTCCCCTGAG GTTGCAGAAAAAGAATCAGAAGCTGGTGGGAAGATTGGTGACCTGGATTCTTATGAAATTGAAGGTGGCGAGACAAAATCAGAGATATTGCAGAATCTTGCTGAGTTCCAGTTTTCTTGT GTCCTGTACAATGGTGCCCTAGAGAATGCATGCAGCGAGCTCGGAGCCCGCATGTCTGCCATGGACAGCTCTAGCAGAAATGCTGGCGATATGCTTGACCGTCTCACTCTCACTTACAACAG GACACGCCAAGCATCCATCACTACGGAGCTCATTGAGATTATATCTGGTGCATCTGCCCTTGAAGGATAG
- the LOC120646874 gene encoding protein root UVB sensitive 3-like isoform X1: MEAPHPQGEAAAGWVTVEEWRGSSASMLSRTAVLTASASSLTSRRFGSRWGRIGSRMLGAFVPEGFPGSVTPDYVPFQTWDTLQGLSTYIRAMLSTQALLGAIGVGEQSATVIGATFQWFLRDLTGMLGGILFTFYQGSNLDSNAKMWRLVADFMNDLGMLMDLLSPLFPSSLIVIMCLGSLSRSFTGVASGATRAALTQHFALANNAADISAKEGSQETLATMTGMGLGMLLAHITRGHALSVWVSFLSLTVFHMYANYKAVQSLSLTTLNSERASILLQYFKECSEVLAPKQVSQQEHILPFWSSWRKLIRIKLPHEHVHLGAKASMLTHTDMLEIAKTRSHYENSNYLLLDKEGSVHIFIHKQATPADVLKSFIHGLVLTNLSQNGKSQHAEARRWMDDKYTTFISKLQVKGYSTERLLSHSIVWRAHWLHGQLDEKLE, from the exons ATGGAGGCACCGCACCCGCagggcgaggccgcggcgggatGGGTGACGGTCGAGGAGTGGAGGGGCTCGTCCGCCTCCATGCTCTCCCGTACCGCCGTGCTCactgcctccgcctcctctctgACCTCCCGCAG GTTCGGCAGCCGGTGGGGGCGGATCGGCAGCCGCATGCTGGGCGCCTTCGTGCCCGAG GGGTTTCCTGGGAGCGTGACTCCGGATTATGTCCCGTTCCAGACGTGGGATACGTTGCAG GGGCTCTCCACGTACATCCGTGCAATGTTGTCTACACAA GCTCTTTTAGGTGCAATTGGAGTGGGAGAACAATCCGCTACTGTCATAGGTGCTACTTTCCAG TGGTTTCTAAGGGATTTGACAGGAATGCTTGGAGGGATATTGTTCACCTTTTATCAG GGATCTAATCTTGATAGCAATGCAAAGATGTGGCGCCTAGTTGCAGACTTTATGAACGACCTTG GAATGTTGATGGATCTCTTAAGCCCTTTGTTCCCTTCATCATTGATAGTTATCATGTGCTTAGGCAGCCTATCTAGGTCATTCA CTGGTGTTGCTAGTGGAGCAACTAGAGCGGCACTAACACAGCATTTTGCACTTGCAAATAATGCAGCCGATATTTCTGCAAAG GAAGGCAGTCAGGAGACACTTGCTACAATGACAGGGATGGGATTGGGTATGCTTTTGGCTCACATTACCAGAGGGCATGCTTTGAGTGTATGGGTATCATTCCTTTCTCTCACAGTGTTCCACATGTATG CAAACTACAAGGCAGTGCAGTCACTTTCACTCACTACGCTTAACAGCGAGAGAGCTTCCATCCTGCTTCAGTACTTCAAGGAATGCAGTGAAG TTCTTGCACCGAAGCAGGTTTCTCAGCAGGAACATATTCTTCCTTTTTGGTCAAGCTGGAGGAAGTTAATTAGAATTAAACTACCACATGAGCATGTGCACTTAGGTGCTAAAGCCTCGATGCTTACACACACTGACAT GTTGGAGATTGCAAAAACAAGATCCCACTATGAAAACT CCAACTACCTATTGCTGGATAAGGAAGGCAGTGTTCACATTTTCATCCACAAGCAGGCAACCCCAGCTGATGTTTTGAAGTCCTTCATACATGGGCTCGTGCTAACAAATTTGTCGCAGAATGGCAAATCTCAGCACGCTGAGGCTCGTCGATGGATGGACGACAAATATACCACTTTTATCTCCAAG CTGCAGGTAAAGGGTTACTCAACAGAACGCCTTCTGTCGCATTCGATTGTTTGGAGGGCACACTGGCTTCACGGCCAACTGGATGAAAAGCTCGAGTAG